The following are from one region of the Salvia splendens isolate huo1 chromosome 2, SspV2, whole genome shotgun sequence genome:
- the LOC121791494 gene encoding UDP-xylose transporter 3-like: MSESNKYQLGTIGALSLSVVSSVSIVICNKALISTLGFTFATTLTSWHLLVTFCSLHIALWMKWFEHKPFDPRAVTGFGILNGTSIGLLNLSLGFNSVGFYQMTKLAIIPCTVLLETIFFRKLFSRNVQISLVVLLMGVGIATVTDLQLNVLGSVLSLLAIVTTCVAQIMTNTIQKKFKVSSTQLLYQSCPYQAITLFVTGPFVDGLLTKQNVFAFNYTPQVLAFIVLSCLMSVSVNFSTFLVIGKTSPVTYQVLGHLKTCLVLAFGYVLLRDPFSWRNILGILIAIVGMVLYSYCCSIESQQKASAEAAQISQAKEAESDPLLSAENGGVLAEGARAPEWNSNKDLHV; this comes from the exons ATGAGTGAAAGCAACAAGTATCAGCTGGGGACTATTGGAGCATTGAGTCTTTCAGTGGTTTCATCTGTTTCCATTGTCATATGCAACAAGGCGCTCATTAGCACTCTTGGCTTCACTTTTG CTACAACTCTTACTAGCTGGCATCTTCTTGTTACTTTTTGCTCCCTTCACATTGCTCTATGGATGAAATGGTTTGAACACAAGCCATTTGATCCAAGAGCTGTCACGGGATTTGGAATTCTCAATGGAACATCCATTGGGCTTTTAAATCTTAGCCTGGGTTTCAACTCTGTGGGTTTCTATCAG ATGACAAAATTGGCAATTATCCCATGCACTGTTCTTTTAGAGACTATTTTCTTCAGAAAATTGTTCAG TAGGAATGTACAAATTTCACTAGTTGTTCTTCTCATGGGTGTTGGGATTGCAACTGTGACTGATTTGCAGCTTAATGTCCTGGGTTCAGTCTTGTCTCTGCTTGCAATTGTAACAACTTGTGTTGCACAAATC ATGACAAATACCATACAGAAGAAGTTCAAGGTTTCTTCAACCCAACTTCTGTATCAATCTTGTCCCTATCAGGCAATCACTCTTTTTGTAACTGGACCGTTTGTGGATGGGCTTCTGACGAAGCAGAATGTATTTGCTTTCAACTACACTCCTCAAGTGCTG GCATTTATTGTCCTATCCTGCTTAATGTCAGTTTCCGTGAACTTCAGCACTTTTCTTGTAATCGGAAAGACTTCACCAGTAACTTATCAGGTCCTAGGGCATTTGAAAACATGCCTTGTTTTAGCATTTGGTTATGTTCTTCTTCGAGACCCCTTTAGTTGGCGGAACATTTTAGGAATCTTGATTGCTATCGTGGGGATGGTACTGTACTCGTACTGTTGCTCTATCGAGAGTCAGCAAAAGGCCAGTGCTGAAGCAGCACAAATATCCCAG GCCAAGGAAGCCGAATCCGATCCTCTTTTAAGTGCTGAAAACGGTGGAGTTCTTGCTGAGGGTGCAAGGGCGCCGGAATGGAACTCAAACAAGGACCTGCACGTGTAA
- the LOC121775892 gene encoding transcription repressor OFP17-like translates to MKSKYLSLASLKHKLLKPCKRIVKLLVKLRPRKPLKIKSLRLRRREEREMDRFTELTSFSDAAPQNKAPHPSPLTPAYIRMSPAAAKVEEIDDRVEEACRSFEKYVVEMIVDERRVRDLGDVEELLHWWKELRSPVFLDLVCRFYRELCTDLFSNNHLET, encoded by the coding sequence ATGAAATCAAAATATCTCAGCCTAGCCTCACTCAAACACAAGCTTCTCAAACCATGTAAAAGAATAGTAAAATTGCTTGTCAAACTTCGCCCTAGAAAGCCTCTCAAAATAAAATCCCTCCGCCTACGCCGCCGCGAGGAGAGGGAGATGGACCGTTTTACGGAGCTCACTAGCTTCTCGGATGCTGCTCCGCAGAACAAAGCGCCGCATCCGTCGCCACTGACGCCGGCGTACATAAGAATGAGCCCGGCCGCCGCGAAAGTGGAGGAAATAGATGATCGCGTGGAAGAAGCATGTAGAAGTTTCGAGAAGTATGTGGTGGAGATGATCGTTGATGAGAGGAGAGTGAGGGATTTGGGTGACGTGGAGGAGTTGCTCCACTGGTGGAAGGAGCTTAGGTCGCCGGTTTTCCTTGATTTGGTGTGCCGCTTTTATAGGGAGCTTTGCACGGATTTGTTTTCCAATAATCATTTGGAAACCTAA